One Drosophila teissieri strain GT53w chromosome X, Prin_Dtei_1.1, whole genome shotgun sequence genomic window, ATGTGCTATAGTATAGCATGCCAGTCATATaccaaacagaaaacagcGTGAAGCCTGCAGCCTGCAGCTTGTTGGACTTCATCCTTTAGATCAAGGCATTGTAGTTCTGTTTCGGCTCCGAAAGATCCGTCTATCATCATCAACGGGCGATTATCGGTGCTGGTTGTAGTGGTCGGTGGTGAATCGGCCGCTAAAACAACAGCGGCGACATCAACCGAGAAGCCAGTGAGCCTGTGAGCCAGTGAGCCAGTAAGCCAGTGAGCCTTTGAGCCCCTGAACCACCGAACGAACAGCAGTCAAAACTCTGTCAGACAGTTTGTAAATAGTTTTCAAACCGCATCGCGATAAAGTCAGTCCCCCCGCAGATCCTCTTGGCGGGTTGGAGTTGCTTTAAGCCAAAGACGCGTCGAGttagatgatgatgatggctcAGAAGCTGTCTGGTCCATTTCAGAAACTGTGCCCGACATTTGCACCATTATAACTTTATCGCTTTTGGACAGATTGTTGGCATGGCGGGTCTTGTGGTCCAGCCGTTTAATGCTCCAGCGGTTCACCGTTGCAGTTTTAGAGGAGGATGCTGCGGATGAGATGTTGGGCCGTCATCGTGTCCGATTTGCAGTCAAAGTGAGTGATGTACCTGCTGCCAGAATGTTGATGATCATGAAGGCTTAATAGCATTAGGTTCAGCCCTGCTTCTGCGGGGATGGGATGTCAATAAAAATTACCCACTGTGGCAGCCAGGTGAGCCGCGGCTTAAGGCATAAGGCTTAAGCTGCTTCTGCGACTATCGATCTACAACTTCCAATCTTCTAAAGCTACTTGTAATTGCGCTGGCTGAGCGCGGAGTTTTAAGTGATGCCGAGATGCCGGTTAATGTGGCCTTTGCATTTGGCCACCTCGCGCAGTGCGCGGCAGCTTTTTAAAAAGTCATTTAAACTTACAAGCTTGTTAAGCTTGCCCCAAATCCTGCTGCCGGCTCATTTCACCATTGGGGGCATACCGTTTAATGTAATTTCACGTCGCTTTTTATCGCCGCGTAAGTAGGCACTAAACGGCAGCTCTTTAATCTCAACAACGTGGCGCGTATACttcgaaaaaccaaaaatcaagAACTCTCCTGTCTGTGTGCAGAGAAAAAAAGGTGCTATTCGcagtgcaaaataaatggttagagatattcataaaataactCTGCAATTTGCAAGAGCAAGGGTTTGTCTAATTTGGAACAGATGGTTTGTTACGCGACAAATTTCGTCCTTCCAACGCGAAAGTATTTCCGTTTTCTTCATGAactttttctcgctgtgtgttcaaaaaaagtaaaatgaacTTTTTGTGAGGTTTGGGCTTTCAGCCAGCGCAGCCAGCGCAGTCGCGCCCACCTTGTTAAGCGCAAAGGACTCAGTGCGAACCAGCAGCCACTGACTAGGGCCCTCTTAACAAGGCGCACACTTGCCGGAGATcttggggattgggatttatttttagttacgCTAAATTGAACCGTGGCCAGTGGCTCGGCTTGGTTGGTCGATCGGCTGCTTGGTAATTGCGGATTAAATGCATCGCGGGTCCGCATCATGAGATTGCTTACGGTGGGGAGATctgattaagaatatttcAATTAGCTCGCTCGTGAAGCTGGGTGCCACCTTCATATCCATCACCAGTTGCTTCAGTTATACTGCTCCTGCTCTTTTGGCCAGTTGCTGGCTAACTTTCCCATCGTTCCATTGATCGTCCCATCCAAGTGGAAAGAAAGTTTCGGGCAGTGGCAGTACATTGTAGCGTTTGGAGGCATCGGTTTCTTTTCcgttgatttttttatttagtatttttgaTTGATTCGATCACTCGGGGAATCTCTTGCAGCTCCTTTTGGCATGCTAATTAAGTCACTTGACCGAAGGGGAAGCCATTGAGGTGCCCGGTTGCTGATTCCAGTTAACAAGGTCCGATTAAGTGGGCGTGTTGCGCTTCGGAAAGGACTTCGGACTTAACTCGGCTTTTGATCCGGGTAAACGTTTTTAATTGATAAACTTTCCATGTAACCTACATCCTACATCCTACATCAGCTGATGCTCCGATATcacataattattatatatttgccCCAATGCCAAGATGATGTTGCCCCGAGCTTTACTCAACTAAATCCTAGTACTCTGAGGCGCACCCAAGTAGAGATCAATAAAATGATCTTCTGCTTTGATCACAGAAAGTATAAGTGAAGCAAgaactttgttaaaatattgcTAGTATGTATTATAAGATGAGCTTTGCCAATAAAATAGTTGTTATAGCTGTTTTTGCCCACACTCCTGCAATTTCTTCCTGTGCAGCTTTGGAATACATCATAATCCAGCGAAGGCAATCAAGCCATCAAAATACCGCAGCAACCGAAAACACTTTCATTAAACTAAATTTTTATTGTGCCACCACACCAGAGACCGAATTTAAAACTGGGAGCGGACGATCACAGGGATCGTcgttaatttcatttatggcCAAGCGATCTCCAAAAAGCTGACTTTAAAACTTTGACCCAGTTTCCCCGTTGGTTGTTATCATATACGCATGCTtgatatgtacacacatatgtacatatgtatgtatgtacatacgcatatacatatgtatatgtatattccctCTACGTGGCCAGTTGCAGTTGGCTTTAAACCAAATTGCTACAAATTACACAGTTTTCGGGCGCAAAAGTGTGCCGCATGCGTGGCAGGGCAGCGCAGCaacttttcccccttttgcaATTAAGCTCGGTCTGATGCGGCGATGCAGCAGATTAAGATAAATAATATCTGATGATAATATCCGCCATGTGTTCGCTGCTTTACAATAACTCATGGAGTATAATCACTTAGGTCGTCGGGCAGCATGCCGCTAAACTAGTTCGTATGgatctgttttgtttttgttttggcgaCTCTACAAGCAAAATAGTTCACCATTCACTCTTTTGTATGAAGCCACTATATAACTGCTTTAAAACCACATTTGAAATTAAACTTGCGGTATTTTATCTGTCTGTAACGACTGAAAACGAATTTCGAATTACGAATGTCgaatttcgaatttcgaaAACTAACGTTGCATCTGCAAGTGCCCCTCTCACATacgcatacacacatgcatacgCACATAGACCTTGCAGTTAAAGTCATGTTATATTTATGACATGAAACTGGCATCGAAATATCTATTTTTTATAGCCTATTAAATAAGTTTGCAataggtacatacatatgaatgTATGTGTATCACTTACCcgatttataaattaaattgttccTAATCGGAAATATAGTAGCACTCGACACAAGTTATCACATAAAAAAAGGTATACATATAAAATGAGCGGAAACGATTAAAAGCCATGGTGCAAATAGTTGCaaatcttatttgcattttatttacatttaatttgcatttttccagAAATTAAacagacacacgcacaaaaaCGGGGAAACACGAAAAAAGACAGGGAAGCCGATAACGCGCAAGGCAAAATGTTAGTTAGGATTGCAGTAAACACTTTATCCGGACTCTGATTGCTTTATTtggccattttatttatttttttcctaatttcaataaattgtaaatgaTTTCGTTCcgcgaaaagaaaaacacaaccGACGCGCAATTTAGCAACGAAAAACTAATGTCAACTCTACAAAAAGCGCCGTTAGTCTTCGGGTCAATGCAATGTGATCAGGTGCGAGAAGCGCGGCAATAGAAAGTGCCTGATTTTGAGACTTTTTACCCACACTTAACTGATACACATACACTTACACACATGTGCATGTGCGATGATTGAATTTGCAAAGCTGGAAATCTTCATGACACACGAAATATGTATTGCGGTAAGTATGTACATTTGATTACTTAAGTCCcgtattaattaaacaaagaCATTTCGTCAGGCAAAGACAATTATATCTATTGATTTTACACAGTTTCAGTCCGCCCGCAAAAACACGACCGACGCACGCTTTACcaaagaaatacaaatgtCAACTCTACAAAGAAAAGGACATagtgaaatgcaaaaaagCGCCGTTTGCTTTTCTGTGCGACAAAAACAATCTCATCAAGTGCGAGAAGCGCGGCGATAGTAAGAGCGTGATTTTGAGATTTTGTATGTGCACATTGCATTTCTGGATACGTAAGGCTGGTCATTACGATAATTACATTCAATACGCAAGAGGCTGTCCACTTATATTACGAAATACGTAAAGGGGGTGGAGTGCGTGCGTTtgattatttgtttatatgaGGTGTTCTTAACAGTGATCATGTTATTCGTACTAAACAATTTAAGTAGAGAGCTTAAatgatttgcatattttaaatttaataacaaactgCTTAAACTGCATTCAAACGTTAACTTTATAATTCGATTAGTAcctgaataaataaaagcataCTAACATTTTATATTGGGCGCCTCAACTATTTGCAGATGTGGCGAATCGACAAAGTGGTTATCAAAGATTACTCTTGGGATCCTCTCCTACGGTTTTTAGCTGTATTATCGGTCGGCATACGGCAGACGATACGATATGCAAGCCCTTTTTGCTGTTTAAAAGCGTATTGATTATCATTAGTTAAGTTGTTAACTGATTTCGTTAAGAGATTTGTCAGCCGAACAGCCCGACGGAGGATTCCGATTGCGctggttaaatattttaatgtgaTTTATCTGGCCGACTAACAACAGCAAGACAACAAGGATCGTACGGCCGATCGAGCCATAAATCAGGCTGGGCTTTTGCGGCTAATGAGACAGATTGCCTCCTCTTCGGGACTCGAATTACTCTTCACCTTCACCTTTCTTCTGGTTCCCTTTGCTGGGGTCACATTCCGGTGGTCCTGCAATAACGCATCCGATCTGATGCCCGATCGCAATtgcaacaaatattttattgttatttgatGAGCTTGGGCCAATGATGCAATGGTTGGGTCAATAAATTATAAGCCCGATGCGGCTCATTAGAGAATGATCTTGGTATACACTCTGCCGAAAAATGCTCACCATGGATTTATAATTCAAAGTTCACATCTGGCGAAAACAATATTAGCACAAACTCAAATTATtagcaaaaccaaaatatatacataggAAACCACTctgttatattttataacctatcagaaattaaacaaaaattaaattaatgcatattttatCTAATAAGGAAAAGAAACTATGCACCTTCAGATATCTGTATCTCAATGTTTGCCCAGTGCACTTGGTCGTGATCTAGATGGGAATCGACCCGACCACCGGCTGCGTTTCGTGTGGGAGAAGCGAGTCCTAATCCTTGGTtaaagcacaaaaaataacatCACATAAATAATGCGCTCAATGGGTTCCACTTCACATTGCGTTTGAGTTCCAATTTCGGAAGGAGTTGTTTTTACAGAGCCCTCTGCATTTTTTTCACAATAAATCACACAACAGACCAATTAGGTCCGCACAATTTCCGATGAATGCTACCCGCAAGGAGCTAAAAAACATTGCTTTGGCCAAAAGAATCTCTTCCAACTGGCCAGCTCAATTGCAACTCAATTAAGTAAGTTCTGGATCGCGGGCTAACTAAATCCCTTTGCGTAACAGATATTTGTTATTAACAGTTATCGATGAGCTTCGTTAATAACTAGATTTCCTGTTTACAGATAATTTTGATTGAAATATCTAAATACTTGTCCATGACACAGAAGTAAACTACATGTTCGGTTGtgaatatctatatatttcaatttctgtTGTACATTTCAAGGTCGGTGGGTTTAGGGATGGtttgatttataaatagaTTATATTTTAAGGTCAATTTTGGTAAAtacttcaaaaaaaaaaaaaaaaaaattaaactaatttctCAAACTCCAAACTCCACAAGCCAGCAGTAAAGTCAAGATGCGCCACAGATGCACTTGTCTCAGGGAAACTGCTGAGTTTACCGGCGCGAATCCCAGCCTTTGATTGCCCACATCGAACTCAGTGTAAAAACGACCCAAGAACACATCTCCCATGATCCAGAAGTCCTGGTCAATGGATTGAACGGCCAGCGAACAGTAATATCCTTCCTGGATGATATAATACTTGGCTGGGATCCTGAAGTCCACGCCGTTAATGTTGATGATTAGATCCGGGTAAGAAGTGGTGGAACTGCATTGAAAAACTCCATCCGAATTAGCATTAAATAAGTCAGAAATCTGATCATATTGCGTGGTCGGAGCTATAATCAGAGATGTTCCAGTATCCGCAATTGCCGCGGCAAAGGTGCTAATGAAAGTACTACCGATTTTGATATAATCCGTTTGGAACTTCCAATATGCAGTCTCAATGACATCCGCATAGGTGAGATAACCACGGTAAAGCGAGGAATCAGAACCGCCCAGAATAAGTTCACCTCCGTAGAAGGTTACGCTGCCGTTGTCCCTcaggaaaaatgaaaacactgGGCTTTGAACGAGACCCTGCTTTATCATGTTCTGAAACGTGGGGGTGACTCCGTCCACAGCCAGGGACGGAAATCCCATGCCCAGTATTCCATCGAAGTAGGCATCTACGAAGTTGGTTCCCTGCTCGGTGGTTACCTCACCGAACGTCTGACTTTGCACCGTCAAGCCGGCAAAGCCTACGCTATCCACGGACAGATAACCAGAAACACTGCCAGTTCCGTAGGTTATGGAGAAGGTCGTTCCATTGGCCGCATAGGTGCTGGATTGATTTTTGTAGAAGACCTGGTGATCCTGACACGCTGTGCTGTTACACGAGCTTCCCGGCACCCAAAGGTTGGAGGAACCCGTGTCGAATTGTACCAAAAAGTACTGGCCTGGGGTTCCAATGCTAATGTTTCCGTAATACTGAAAATTATCGAAGTTGGATAGGTGCTCCGTGGGATATCTATTGGCGGTGTACTGGCGACTGTATTTCTGCTGAACAAAATCCCTTTCTGCCACAATATTTTTGTGGCTGCGCTTGAAGTTTGGCGATCTCTGAATGGGTATTCGGTGTAGGGTGGAGTTAGCCTCGACAACCAAAACTAGAAGTCCGGCCAGGAAGGCCAAAATCTTGAATTGAAAACTGGCCATGTTCCCAATGGCAAACGACAAACACGACTGACTGTGATTTTACTATCTAAGGGGCTTCTTATAAAAACTCAAAAGGAAACGCGCAAGTCGAGTGTCTCGACCCtccgatacccgttactctgaCAAAAAATACAGTTTTTTCTTTGAGAAAATCTGTTTTAAGACGTGATCCCaatatcttaatatatatactttaagaGGCGAATACGATTCTTTTTAGATTATGCATACCTTTTAACAGATACAATATACCCCTATATACTGGGTATAACTGGTATAAAAGGGGAGCTTACCGATAACGATAGTGTAGTGTGTGTGATTCCCGCGATTGTAAAACaatcaatcaaataattttgTAAGTACTCTACAGCTCAGCTAGGCAGGCAGTAATGTATGTAATACTGCAATTGCCCCGCtacttaaattatttaataaatttagtTTTGGCTTTCTAAGACTGAATACCGTCATCATTTTGCCTACGGATATATGTATTTCACCATTTGACTTGCTCACTGCGATAACTTGCCTTAACTTTTATATCTACGTGGTATCAATTTATGATTAATGTTTACTTATCACTGAAAAATTCACCTCTCGTTAAtccttaattaaaaattccacgAAAGTACGATAAAAACATTGTTTTCCTTGGATACCGACTTACTTTTCCATTGCGGCCTTTGGTTTCCCCAACTCGGAGACtgttcaataaaaatgttcaatgttGAGTAGTCTTAGGATTGTTTTGTGTCACTTAgtactatttaaattttttattaagtaGATAACACCGCATTCAAAGGAAAAACAATGCCATCTCAACGAATTCGCTCTGGAACCTGGCTGGGGAAATGGTAATTCGACTGGCTGTCAATTCCTAATGGAGATGTCAGGTTCCACTTAAAGGTGTGAGAATATCTATGGACCTCAGTAAACTAGACCCACCAGGACGTATACAAAATGTACGAAGAAAGCCAGGCGTAAGACAAAAAGTTATTGTATTAAATGTATGCAGAGATACCAAAAAGGCAGAAGACAAAGGTCAACGAAAAAGTAGAGGATATCGGTGTGTaaaatatgcatgtatatacGTAGTGTGTGCTACGTGTATTTGTACCCCAAGGTGTCGGACACTTGATTAGCCATGACCTAATGTTGCACTACACACAATGGGCCATGATGAGCACGGGTTTTCTCCCGTGCAGCAGTGTCAATTGGAATTAGTTGCGCTACCAATCGCTAccatgcacatatgtacatatgtatgtacatacatacatgttcAGAAGCGGCACAAGAACAGTACTAaagttaacatttttattgtaataatcTGAAAACAACAGTGTCTAAACATGTATCGAAGAATAGTGACATTTTCTGAAGGTGGCCGCCAAATCCAGTAATAATAGCCACTATACTACGAGTATTATTATTGGCTTTCAGCTGCaactgtatatacatatgtacatatataagtcCAATGATCCTTTGCGTGGGTGCTGAAgtcaaacaaattgaaaatttatcaCCCGTAGCGAAAGGCACCGCACACTGCATCcgaggaaaaagaaaaaaaccgaTGATGAGTTTGTATGGCAaggcaaatgaattttttacaCTTTGCTACTTGCAGCGGGGGCGATCACAAATTCACTGAACCATTCGCAAATTGATTTCGCTTTGCCCAAATGTGTCAACCGAACAATGAATGGCTTCTTCTTAGATATTCTTCTTAGGCCTATGACGTTTGGGTATGGGCCTGGGTCTATCCAATTTCAAAGGATTTTCACACGCAAATGCCGACTGGAGAAGCTCGTGAAAGTCATTGGCCCGCTGTGAACTTGCGATACACTGAAAGAACAGAGGTTTACTGTTTATCCAGCCAAGTATCTATGGAGTAGGTGcagattttttgtttcgttgtCTGAGAGCTGGAGATAAATATCTTGGGCATGCTGTATCGCCCTCGGACCTCGGGCGCTGCGTTTTAacttcaatttcatttcgccTGATCGATTTTTGCACGCAAAGTGTGAGAGACTCCTCCGATTTCCGATTCTTAACCCACGAGTTCCTTTGTACTTAGGCTTTGAATTTATTGTGCAGTCGgatcaatattttattgttttcgctAAAACTTCCGCACCTCCTTGGAGTTTTCGAGGTggttctgtttcggtttctgtttctgttctgttctgtgtGCGTTATCAGTTTTCGTTCTTCAGGATTCGTTCTTCGAGGAGATCGAACATGAAGCATGAAAGCGCCGTCGGCAAAAGGGGGTTAAAGTGGGGAAGAGGGACTATGTGGGGAGACGGGGGtttggggaatggggaatgggaaacCCATATCGGCTGCAGTGTCGGCCACATGCAAAACAATAATCGATGCCAGGCAATTTGGAGGCTTGCCGCAATCATTCCATGTAAAATCGTATTAAAGAGTGTAGTGCACTGGGTTTAGAGGGTTTAGCGGGTTTAGAGGGGGGGCTTTTGGGGGCTAAGACCACGCCCCCAGGTGCAACGCCCTGGCTTGTTTGATTTTGGATGCGTTTATTCCGCAGCCCACGGCTTCACTTCATTCCCCAAGTGAATTTATTATGTGATTTTGATCATTTGACATAATCTATTTAGCGTCTGCTCTCGTGATCCTTTGAGTTCTGAATTCGCGATTccccattcgccattcgcgaTACTCGGCCTCAGTCTCGGTATCCCTCCTTCAATCCTCTGAAGTTTTGGGGGCATAATTTGTAAtaagataattttatttgctttgcccAATGACTTGTGTTTGGGTTATGAATTGGTAGGGAGGTTACAAGCAGGTATTCTTGGTATACTTTGGAGTTAGTCGTTGCTTATGTATCAGTGCTTCTTCAGTCGAGTTCAAATGGTCGGGAGAAAGGATTGGAAGAAAGGGACCTTCAGTTTTACCCAGGAACAGCTTCCTTGTGAGTCATCCCAACCATTAGTGACGTCTCGCCTCTAGCCATATCTataaaaattagttttcacTGATAAGGAACACACGCAGGCCTAAAAAGACCCAGAGGAACCTTATAAACTCCCCAAGCAAGTCATAACTTTCGCTAACGAGATACAATCGGGACttcctttttaattttgtaaactTCTTAAATAGCTACGGATCCTGGGTCCTCGAAGGATGCTGATGTTGATCCACCAGCCAAGCCAGCTAGCACGCAGCATTTTACGAGCATAACTAATGTCCCCGGAATCTTACGACTTTCACCTACCGCAGCAGTTCACATTCACAACTCGTAACCCTTGAGATACGGGTGCGTAGCCGTAGATACGGGAGCGGTGTTTAGGAAAAGCAGCTACTAATTGATACAGAAGCCACAGAAGTAAGGGACACGCGCCCTGCTCCAGCGATATGT contains:
- the LOC122623376 gene encoding lysosomal aspartic protease is translated as MASFQFKILAFLAGLLVLVVEANSTLHRIPIQRSPNFKRSHKNIVAERDFVQQKYSRQYTANRYPTEHLSNFDNFQYYGNISIGTPGQYFLVQFDTGSSNLWVPGSSCNSTACQDHQVFYKNQSSTYAANGTTFSITYGTGSVSGYLSVDSVGFAGLTVQSQTFGEVTTEQGTNFVDAYFDGILGMGFPSLAVDGVTPTFQNMIKQGLVQSPVFSFFLRDNGSVTFYGGELILGGSDSSLYRGYLTYADVIETAYWKFQTDYIKIGSTFISTFAAAIADTGTSLIIAPTTQYDQISDLFNANSDGVFQCSSTTSYPDLIININGVDFRIPAKYYIIQEGYYCSLAVQSIDQDFWIMGDVFLGRFYTEFDVGNQRLGFAPVNSAVSLRQVHLWRILTLLLACGVWSLRN